The Carassius gibelio isolate Cgi1373 ecotype wild population from Czech Republic chromosome B14, carGib1.2-hapl.c, whole genome shotgun sequence genome has a segment encoding these proteins:
- the LOC127971875 gene encoding transmembrane protein 121-like isoform X2, whose translation MLPSPQVCVSTLVTVSTMAVVDLYLLEQSMLGPRSGARPAVWPCVAVALGDLCFLLALRFVSAGVVSEARSPRRGFANALWFLFLSLLQLKLFFVCQNYRQERRPPDPLARKTLTLLLSVCLPSLFLILTGADYMTPLRRKQEVRSRLLWVVVDLLDVLDLQAGLWEVQGSVGVPLWVEGIVFFYCYVLLLLLPCVSLTELGATALPGLQAARKEAIYPWLSLVTINLFTLVPRGVGMLWYRDPRVSTVFLGKNLLALAVKLSSAWERHRKGSGGMQGTEATTGTGNQTRGSATEQATEQEQECTSPVPSSTRYNTLSRTHGHSHSLSHVSLDPTETSLGPAYISHEL comes from the coding sequence ATGTTGCCCTCGCCCCAGGTGTGCGTGTCTACTCTGGTGACAGTGAGCACGATGGCCGTGGTCGACCTCTACCTGCTggagcagagcatgctgggaccTCGAAGCGGAGCTCGTCCTGCAGTATGGCCATGTGTTGCTGTCGCGCTGGGTGACCTTTGTTTCCTGCTGGCGCTGCGCTTCGTTTCTGCCGGTGTGGTTTCGGAGGCTCGCTCTCCCCGCCGGGGCTTCGCCAATGCTCTGTGGTTTCTTTTCCTCTCGCTGCTGCAGCTGAAGCTTTTCTTTGTGTGTCAGAACTACAGACAGGAGAGACGGCCCCCAGATCCTCTTGCCCGCAAGACTCTGACTCTTTTACTTTCGGTGTGCCTGCCCTCGCTGTTTCTTATCCTGACAGGAGCTGACTACATGACTCCACTCCGCAGGAAGCAGGAGGTGCGCAGCCGGCTCCTGTGGGTGGTGGTTGACTTGCTAGACGTGTTGGATCTGCAAGCTGGGCTGTGGGAGGTGCAGGGAAGTGTGGGGGTTCCTCTTTGGGTGGAGGGTATAGTGTTCTTTTACTGTTATGTGCTGTTGCTGTTACTGCCATGCGTGTCACTCACAGAGCTGGGTGCCACTGCGCTGCCTGGGCTCCAGGCGGCTCGGAAGGAGGCCATCTATCCATGGCTCAGCCTGGTGACCATTAACCTGTTCACGCTCGTGCCCAGAGGGGTCGGGATGCTGTGGTACAGGGACCCACGGGTGTCCACGGTGTTCCTGGGGAAAAACCTGCTGGCTCTTGCGGTAAAGTTGAGCTCTGCCTGGGAAAGGCACAGAAAGGGCAGCGGAGGGATGCAGGGCACAGAAGCCACCACAGGAACTGGAAATCAGACTCGAGGGTCAGCAACGGAGCAAGCCACGGAGCAGGAGCAAGAGTGCACGTCTCCAGTGCCATCCTCTACACGCTACAACACACTCTCACGTACTCACGGACACAGCCACTCGCTCTCTCACGTCAGCCTAGACCCCACCGAGACCTCACTGGGACCGGCTTACATTTCCCATGAGCTATAG
- the LOC127971875 gene encoding transmembrane protein 121-like isoform X1, with protein MRACGMSPAESISKNESMLPSPQVCVSTLVTVSTMAVVDLYLLEQSMLGPRSGARPAVWPCVAVALGDLCFLLALRFVSAGVVSEARSPRRGFANALWFLFLSLLQLKLFFVCQNYRQERRPPDPLARKTLTLLLSVCLPSLFLILTGADYMTPLRRKQEVRSRLLWVVVDLLDVLDLQAGLWEVQGSVGVPLWVEGIVFFYCYVLLLLLPCVSLTELGATALPGLQAARKEAIYPWLSLVTINLFTLVPRGVGMLWYRDPRVSTVFLGKNLLALAVKLSSAWERHRKGSGGMQGTEATTGTGNQTRGSATEQATEQEQECTSPVPSSTRYNTLSRTHGHSHSLSHVSLDPTETSLGPAYISHEL; from the coding sequence CATGTTGCCCTCGCCCCAGGTGTGCGTGTCTACTCTGGTGACAGTGAGCACGATGGCCGTGGTCGACCTCTACCTGCTggagcagagcatgctgggaccTCGAAGCGGAGCTCGTCCTGCAGTATGGCCATGTGTTGCTGTCGCGCTGGGTGACCTTTGTTTCCTGCTGGCGCTGCGCTTCGTTTCTGCCGGTGTGGTTTCGGAGGCTCGCTCTCCCCGCCGGGGCTTCGCCAATGCTCTGTGGTTTCTTTTCCTCTCGCTGCTGCAGCTGAAGCTTTTCTTTGTGTGTCAGAACTACAGACAGGAGAGACGGCCCCCAGATCCTCTTGCCCGCAAGACTCTGACTCTTTTACTTTCGGTGTGCCTGCCCTCGCTGTTTCTTATCCTGACAGGAGCTGACTACATGACTCCACTCCGCAGGAAGCAGGAGGTGCGCAGCCGGCTCCTGTGGGTGGTGGTTGACTTGCTAGACGTGTTGGATCTGCAAGCTGGGCTGTGGGAGGTGCAGGGAAGTGTGGGGGTTCCTCTTTGGGTGGAGGGTATAGTGTTCTTTTACTGTTATGTGCTGTTGCTGTTACTGCCATGCGTGTCACTCACAGAGCTGGGTGCCACTGCGCTGCCTGGGCTCCAGGCGGCTCGGAAGGAGGCCATCTATCCATGGCTCAGCCTGGTGACCATTAACCTGTTCACGCTCGTGCCCAGAGGGGTCGGGATGCTGTGGTACAGGGACCCACGGGTGTCCACGGTGTTCCTGGGGAAAAACCTGCTGGCTCTTGCGGTAAAGTTGAGCTCTGCCTGGGAAAGGCACAGAAAGGGCAGCGGAGGGATGCAGGGCACAGAAGCCACCACAGGAACTGGAAATCAGACTCGAGGGTCAGCAACGGAGCAAGCCACGGAGCAGGAGCAAGAGTGCACGTCTCCAGTGCCATCCTCTACACGCTACAACACACTCTCACGTACTCACGGACACAGCCACTCGCTCTCTCACGTCAGCCTAGACCCCACCGAGACCTCACTGGGACCGGCTTACATTTCCCATGAGCTATAG